The Flavobacterium sp. 140616W15 sequence AAGTAGGGAGATACGTAATGTTAGACGCACTACGGTGCGTCTCTACAGATGTATGTTGTCTAACTTTATATTGCAGGATTTACTTGTACGCCCTCCCAACCAATAATAGCTGTTTTTCGGGTATTTCCCCACATATAACCACCAAAGGTTCCTGATGCTTGAATCACACGGTGACATGGAATTAAAAATGCTACAGGGTTACTTCCAATAGCAGTTCCTACTGCACGAGAAGCATTAGGTTTGTCTATTTGTTGTGCAATCGAACCGTACGTTGAAAGTTGCCCCATTGGAATCTTAAGCAATGTTTCCCAAACTTTTAATTGAAAATCGGTACCTTTTAAATGCAGTTTTATCTCGGATAATTTACTCCAATCATTCTGAAAAATAAATAAAGCATTTTGTTGTACTAAATCTAGTTTTCGAGCGAACATTGCATTTGGGAATTTTTGTTGCAAATGATTAAATCCTGTTACTTCATCTTCGGCGAAAGCCATATAACAAACCCCTTTATTCGTTGAAGCAACAATAATATTCCCAAACGGACTTTCAGCAAAACTGTAATTGATAGCTAAGTTTTTACCACCGTTTTTATATTCAGCAGGAGTCATTCCTTCGATGTTTACAAATAGATCATGCAAACGGCTAGTACCAGAAAGGCCAGTATCAAAAGCAGCATCAAATAAAGTGGCCTGATTGTTTTCTTTGAGGATTTTCTTGGCATGTTCTACACTAATATATTGCAAGAATTTCTTCGGACTTGTTCCTGCCCATTCGGTAAATAAACGTTGAAAGTGAAACGGGCTTAAATGTACTTTTTCGGCAACCTCATCTAAGTTGGGTTGTTCCTTAAAGTTAGTTTTGATATAATCTATTGCATCGGCAATGCGATTATAATTGATATTTTCCTGTGTCTTCATTTCATTCCATTTTATAATACAAATATCGACAAGGTTTTACAGTCATAAAATCCGAAACTTGCGGAAGTTTTGTTTCTTTAGTTCTTTTTGTTTCAAGTTTTGCTAAACGACAAACCTATTCTTCAATTCGGCTCAAAAAAACCTTCGTTTTGTCAAGCTGAGTGGGGTCGAAGCCTTTATTAGAGAAACCTGAAACCCTTTTCTACTCTAGGTTTTTTTCCATTTTATAATTAATAAGCTCTATACCGAATCTTATGTTTCGCTGTTCGGCTTTTACAATAAAACCTTTTTTTTCGAAGAATGGTCTAGCGGTTATGCTTACGTCAGATGTTATTACTTTTGAATTTGCTTTTTTTGCTTCGAGCTGTAATTCAGTTAAGAGCCTATCAGCTATTCCTTGTCGCTGAAAATCTTTATGAATATAAAAGAAATCAATATAGTTCCCGTCTTTCAAAGTTCCAAAGCCAACAATTTGGTCTTCTATAATAGCCAATAAAACAAATTGAGTATTGATAACCGCAACCCAGCGTTCTGTATTTTTAACTCCCGAAATCCAAACATCAATTTGGGCTGAATTATAATCGTTTTTACAAATATGTTTGATAGTTTCGATATACAATTCTTGCATTTCTTTTAAGTCAGAAATAGTAGCATTTTTAAAAGTCATTCCTAAAAAATTAAAATTAATGAGCTGTAGTTTTAGAAAAAATATTAATTACAATAACCCCAATTAGTATCAAGGCTAATCCAATAATGGCAGGTAAATCAGGAATTTGTTTAAAAAAGACAGCACCAATTATGGTAATTAAAACGATACCAACTCCAGACCAAATTGCATAAGCGATTCCTATTGGAATAGTTCTAATAGCAAAACTCAGAAAATAAAATGCTCCAAAATACCCTACAATCGTAATAATACTTGGAATTAATTTAGTGAATTCTTCAGATTTTTTTAGTGCAGAGGTTGCGATGATTTCAAATACTATAGCAATGGCTAAGAATAAAAAGTTTTTCATACTCACGTTTTTACAAAGTTAATCTTTGTATTTAAGGGAGAAGAAGAATTGTTTTATTTTTTATTCAGTTACAAACACATTAATATCATCAATTGTATCTTGAATTCTTCCGCAAATAGTATCGTCGTGTTTTTTGCTTTCAAATGCTTTTAGAACTTTTTCTTTATCTATAACTCCATGTATTCTGGCAATATGACCAATACAAGTGACAGCCAATCCTTTTATATCAGTATTTTCATTTTCGAGTAATTCGATACATAAATCCTGTACCCATTCCCAATTTTGATTATGAAATGTTATTTCTAATAATGTATTTATAACTAGAGTTGAATCTTTAGATTTTAATTTTTTCTCGATTTCATCACTCTCATGTTGAATTCCGTTTGCATCAATTCGGCAACACCATTTTGAAATTTCAAATAAACCAGAATGATTTCTCTCTACGATTCCACTTGCAATTAAGTTATCTTTAAGACCATTTGGTTGTTCATCATCCATATAAATGTCAATTAACATTCCTTCACTCAATTTAACTTCAATACCATCAGAATTTAATTTTGTATCTTTTTGAGATAATAAAACCAAATCAAAATCAATCATTTCATTAAAGTCAACATAGATTCTTGATTTTTTGATAACCTCCTGATAGTTTCTTTTTGTGGTCATTCTTATTTAGTTTTAAGACCTAATTCTTTAATTTTATTCTCAAGTGTTCGTTTTTTCAACAAATAATCTTTTGGTGTGATAATGTTTCTATTAGCATTCAGCTCTTTAAGTTGTTTATGAAGTTCAATTAGCTGTTTATCCTCTTCAATAAGCTCTATTTCAGGATAAAGAATATCTAGTTCATCTTCAATATTAATTGTTTTGCTAAGTACTTCATTTAATGTCTTTCCAATAATAATAGAACTTTCGTATTCCAAAACACCTGCACTTATAGCTACAAGACTAATGTTTGCGGGATTTCTAAAGTCGTAGGCATAAAATATTCCACCACCATTAAAAGCAATAGGCATAAGATGAGGTGTGTATTTATCAAATTGATATTCATAATAAAAATCACTTATTTCGTATAAAGAGAAATAGCCAAATTCTCTGTCTCCATTAATTATTCCACCTCCATTAGAGTACTGTAATAATTCTTGTAATTCAGTTGGTAAGAAAAATTCAACAGGAAGTTTTTTATTCCAAATCTGCTCTGGGTTTGTTTCTGTA is a genomic window containing:
- a CDS encoding multidrug efflux SMR transporter, with product MKNFLFLAIAIVFEIIATSALKKSEEFTKLIPSIITIVGYFGAFYFLSFAIRTIPIGIAYAIWSGVGIVLITIIGAVFFKQIPDLPAIIGLALILIGVIVINIFSKTTAH
- a CDS encoding GNAT family N-acetyltransferase, which gives rise to MTFKNATISDLKEMQELYIETIKHICKNDYNSAQIDVWISGVKNTERWVAVINTQFVLLAIIEDQIVGFGTLKDGNYIDFFYIHKDFQRQGIADRLLTELQLEAKKANSKVITSDVSITARPFFEKKGFIVKAEQRNIRFGIELINYKMEKNLE
- a CDS encoding methylated-DNA--[protein]-cysteine S-methyltransferase; the encoded protein is MKTQENINYNRIADAIDYIKTNFKEQPNLDEVAEKVHLSPFHFQRLFTEWAGTSPKKFLQYISVEHAKKILKENNQATLFDAAFDTGLSGTSRLHDLFVNIEGMTPAEYKNGGKNLAINYSFAESPFGNIIVASTNKGVCYMAFAEDEVTGFNHLQQKFPNAMFARKLDLVQQNALFIFQNDWSKLSEIKLHLKGTDFQLKVWETLLKIPMGQLSTYGSIAQQIDKPNASRAVGTAIGSNPVAFLIPCHRVIQASGTFGGYMWGNTRKTAIIGWEGVQVNPAI
- a CDS encoding SMI1/KNR4 family protein, with product MKLINLKTMWYDNYTFFDKQKGFTETNPEQIWNKKLPVEFFLPTELQELLQYSNGGGIINGDREFGYFSLYEISDFYYEYQFDKYTPHLMPIAFNGGGIFYAYDFRNPANISLVAISAGVLEYESSIIIGKTLNEVLSKTINIEDELDILYPEIELIEEDKQLIELHKQLKELNANRNIITPKDYLLKKRTLENKIKELGLKTK